The DNA region gtaaatttttaaatttttttaatacgtTAAGTCTCATGcttaaaactataaaataacggtctcatacaaaatgcACCCCGTAAAAAtgtattttaattaaaacacTACTTAAACTTCTCCCACAAAACAAATGTAGTGGAAGTAGGAGTAgcctaggcatggccacggggcgggttacccggaaccgaaccggtcccgaaccgcttggaaccggaaccggaaccggaaccgtttgcgacaggttccgaaccgccccgaaccgcgaaaccgtgaaaccgccggaaaaaagtcgccggaaccgtgaaaccgccggaaaaaaccgtcgtgaaccgggccaaaaaacccgcgggttggaaccggaaccggtccgggagaaccggtccaacggttccatggaaccggttctggaaccggaaccgggaccggtccggttgaaccggctcaacggttccatggaaccggaaccggaaccggaaccgggaccggtccggttgaaccggcccaccggttccatggaaccgttgagccaaactagccgttagagagccgttagagagccgttggaatccatcctataaatactcatcactttcaatcattttcattcacaactcatctcttctcctactctctctacttaattctttaattacgcaattattctcttaattacataattagtcttctaattatttcttaatttagttagttacataattaaccatttatttatttcttaattctatatttctatttttacttctatactatcaatcatgtcttcatttttgaaaaaagccacaaaaaaagttactaaagtggcaaaatcattaggaggttccagttcctccaaaagaaaggccacttctactccgtcggtatcaacaacaccctccattagtaattataattatgaacctaattatccggaagggtacgacccggagttacatcaatatgcagaagaagtggaaaaagatatacaaattgaagaagaagaagaacaagaagaagaaccaacgaccccaattggggtacatatatctcgacagtcatcaacaagatcagatgaagaacaaggagaacaacaacaacaaagacaagctcgtggtaaacgagtcaatttccaaactatcggttagttttataattttattcttcaaattaattaaactttaaattatttatttatttaattatagttttataattttaaattatttatttagatgaagatgaacaagtaagacaaccttttccggcaatgccaccttctagtggtagagctgtttcacatgtgtggtcgtatttcacaaaagaaccaaccgagaatccagatatgttcctatgcacttgtcaaatttgtgaaagtcaaggagtaaagcccttagtttcatacaatttcgccagaggtaaatactttttaagttttttatacatacataatacattcatacattatatattcatattttataaacatttatttattgtgttttgtgaatacgtgttaggtggtggaacgggatcttttaacaaacatttggcaaagaagcatggaatcacaaaagaaactcatgcatcaagcggcagcgggaccacaagtggaagccgacagacacaatgggacattcccaacacaggtatgccttttagatataatcgtaatgacatgattgatgaattttctaggtatgtaatttgcgatgaattgccttttaaccacggtgaaagtagggcatatgagcgtctcactagacaacaattgcaaccacaatttagagcaatccctaggaacactcttaaaagacgaacaattaaattatacgaatcaatgcgctatgacctagttgaaatgtttaaatcgtttaatggtagggttagcataacaactgacatatggtctgctcccccacatttagaatcttatatgtgtgtaacagcacactggatagatcgaaattggattattcaaaaaagaataattgcttttgagactatgccagaaagacacaccggcgaaaacataaaatatagattaatagagatatgtagggaatggaacttattagataaaatattttgttgttcaacagataatgcaaccgcaaacataaaatgtatagaacttttatttaacgaacccgcctttagtttaatccttgggggtagcttattacacatacgttgttgtgcgcacatagttaacttatcttgtcaagtaggtataaaacaattaagtgaattattagaaccaattagggatatagtaaaatggcttaggatcggaaagattaaaagaagatataaacaattatgtgaccaataccaacttaaaaaagtgtattggtcattagatactcctacacgttgggggtcaacgaacgatttattaagaaaggcgattgcttatcgcccagtaataacacaactatatagtgagtgtacagatagtttcatagctgatgaaacttgggaattagcaataggtgtacataacatattagaagcgtatgaccacgcgactaagattttttcttatgtttatgaaccgaacgttcacttagtaataagtgaatgtattactattttttatcacctgcttaaacatacacaagaagatactaacccacaattaaggccgattcttgctgaaatgatggaaaaatggaaatcatattttaccgattttccttacatttatggaatcgcaaccattttggacccacgttttaaaaccgaggtcctaaccaaagtaataggattttattatcaagcgttagatcgcccgtcttccgatgtagcttattatgtcggaacatgtaaaaaatatttagctgaactgtatgaattttacgctagtgtatataacccgaaacgcgatatgtctaggcgtgctagcgtttcggctcgtccctctttctataattcagtaattgctaacataatgacgcaagatgatagttttgtaggatcttcttcttcctcgaccacatttttagaactagatagttatctaaaacaccactttgaaatagacccaagtgtctataatattttggagtggtggaaagaaaaatctgttaaatttcccattttatcgagaattgcaaaggatgtccttgcaattcccgcgtcaactattgcgtcggagtctgcttttagtgcaggtagaagagttttggatgaaaagcgatctcgtcttgctccacatagtattcaaatatgtgtttgcaagaaagattgggatcaagctgagattcgaacacaaggactaaggaacgatgatgatcaagacgacgatgatgatccatggatgatgatggatacaacttcatcatcgtcaggaggagagtcagcggaagcatctaatcaatatcaaccacatgatgatgacgaagacgaataggatcaatccgacaagcgacaacgatgaatcaacactcaacaactataaataaaaggtatgacaaagaactacgtgggctttgattccttcgggatacgtaggcagcttagtattcatttgggtactaggttcaagtccattttctccctctttttttattaatcatctttatcgacattatcattgattcgtttcttattaattaatttttttccattcattttagtaaatatctcaataacgatgacaacttgacatgcaatgaatttcgctaataatcaagtaatcatcaaaggtacgtccgcgatattatagtatttttttattatacaaaaatttaaagaaaaaattaaaatggaaccgatggtccgacccgcccgtcccgtgagttggaaccgtcggaaccgcctcatgaaccgctaaggaaccgtttggaaccgcccggaaccggaaccgttcgcgacaggttccaaatggaaccggaaccgggtggaaccggaaccggatggaaccggaacggaaccggaccaacccggaccgtggccatgcctagagTAGCCCATCAACAGAAATCCttcaatttcaaaatcacccaaAAGAAAGCAACTTTGTTTTAGGGAGAACGAGTAACCCAAACCTCAATCATCAAATATGAACACAGACATTACAGCATCAGCAAAGCCAGAATACCCAGTAATAGATCGCAATCCACCTTTCACCAAAGTCGTGGGAAACTTCAGTTCTCTTGATTACTTTCGTTTTGTCACAATTACTGGTGTTTCTGTTACCGTTGGCTATTTATCAGGTTACCCATTTTAATTTCTCATTTTTAATCAAAACCCATATCTCACATTTGTCTAATTTAAtctaattttatgggttttttttttttttttttggtgatttaGGTGTTAAGCCTGGGATCAAAGGTCCGTCAATGGTGACTGGTGGATTAATTGGATTAATGGGTGGGTTTATGTACGCTTACCAGAACTCTGCTGGAAGATTAATGGGGTTTTTCCCTAATGAACAAGAAGCAGCTAAGTACAAGAAACAACTTAATCATTAATAATCAGAAACTTTTTTGAATTATTGGAATATATTGGTCATTGTTAAGGGGGTTGTTTGTTTTAATATTGGAATGAAATCAATCAATCTATATTAAGAGTTGTTTTCAGTGTTTTGTTGTTTGTATCATGCTGTAGTTTGATTGGATAATGGTATACTCTAAACCCTAGTTCTGTTAGAATTTTTGATCAATTGGGATTGTTTACTGATAATGATgagaaaaattgtttgtttttttattattaattttttttatgtttaccAATTCTTGTTTGATGTATTTATATAGATTAAGGTTATGGCATTGTTATTAGTATTGTTGTTGCCTTCATTTGGGTTCGAAGGAAGTACAAGTATGGATTGTTCATCACCTTCACCCACCCAGACCTTGTTTTATAGCGGGATATTGGGTGAATGATGATATGTTTTGATTTATATTGGAATTAAGACCTCCATTGTTGTTGTGAAAGTGATGAAGTTTGTCAATTTTAGTTGTTGTCTTATGTAAGACATGGGGGAATGTGTGTGTGAATTAACTCATTTCGTTGAGTGGCACTATGAAGTCGGTAGTAGATTGCCAAAAATAGTGAAGTAGGTTGAGGGGAGACTATAAGCTTCAGTTGGAGAATTCGACCTTCATGATTTGGGATTTAGGTTTTGTTTGAAAAACCTACAACCTTTATTAGGTTAGCTAGCTGCTTTTTGATATAAGTTGATTGTTTGCAATACTCAATAGAAAGGATACTTATCTTTCTATGGAGTATTCATTTAGATGAGCACTTTGGCCTTTGAACATAATTGTTAGTACAGCATTGCCTTTCGGCCCGAAAGATTCACAACTCTATGGCTCTGTTGACATGTTGATTTCCTTACTTGTTAGCTTCTTTTATATTCATCCCttatacaataaaataatatatccattgTCTAAATGATTCAACGTTTTAAATTCTCATGAACATTGCTTGTAAGAACACCAAATAGGAACGGAGAGAGTATCTCGTAGGATAACCCTTGGGCTAATCCATTGATTTTTCCCTTTTATCATGTTCTTAGTTCTTGCCTTCTATCTTGTGGTAATTAAAAGTCGGCATATAATTATCATTTTATTCAGTTCCATTTTTGGTGTACAATGGGAGATGAATCTAGCATGTGTTGTGCCTAATGTATTATAGCTGATGCAGCTGAATGGAAAGGTTTTTTGCAATAGTTCGTAAGCAAATCTTATTGGAGTATCTTCTCCTTACTACATGTTGTCCATCTTTACCTTTGCCTGCATAGGTGGGGTTTAGATATAACATGTTTagctattcttgtgagagacgacctcaaaataagaGGTTCATATGCTATAACTTtctattattaggctatttttaACCCAAGGATGAGGCACGTCTCCCGGTGAGATTGTCTtctacaagaatttgtgtaacgTGTTAGTTCTTTTCAAGTGAGTTGATGTATAAGGCTAGTTACTCCATGTGTCCTTATTAACTAGCAACACTTTCTACTTCCATCGGTCCTTTTAACTTTacaacattttcttttatgtaattgtatacttctctttttttaattctGATTCACACATTGTCTCTCCCTTTTAATGTCCACAACATTTCACTACTTCCACCACTTTTCTACTATTCATGCCATTTGAAGGTGTTACAATTTCATGGGACTGTAGAGATCTCATATGCCAGGTGATATTCAAGTTTAGGGGTTCTCTTCAATCGCGATCTCTTTGTGATGAGGATATTAATCTGTCTTTGTTCCCTCTCTCCCCAAACCTTGCTTCTAAATGGGAATCATTAGgacgatgatgatgacaatTTTATGGGACTAAGGGAGTAGTATTCGAAAATGTTACCAATTCCTATGACATGGCTTATAAGCATGATTAGAGTTCTTCCAATCTTTAACAAATATGCACCAGACTTGAAAACATATCATGATATCTTTGAATGTTACACACTTACACTGGACAAGCCTTGTGCTTGGTGAAGCAAATTTTCTGCGAATGCTCTTCTTTTGGATATGAATTTGAATAAGGTTTTACATTTGCTAGTCTTGGCAGCACAATGGGAGTACGATGCGATATCGAGTGGGCCAAACACTATCTTTGTGAGATCGTCTTTATGTCCTGCTAAACACTATCTTTGTGAGATCGTCTTTATGTCCTGCTCTGAATCTTACACTTTGTCTTCTCTCATTATCACCCCTTTATGACTATATTCTCACCTTGTGTTCTGCTTGTAGTCTGCATTTTTCATGTTTTATCTTGTGCGTTGTTTTTCTACATAGCTGGGCTATAGAGGAGGGCTGCAGCATATATTCTAgaactactcttgtgagagctGGTCTCTCGGTGAGATGATTTCAAATAAGGAGTCTATATTCTTATAATATGTATGAGATGGGCTATGTTTTtcgatgagaccgtctcatagaACAATGTGTGTATATTCTATGTAGCTAAATAGTGAGGAATTTGCATGGAGGAGGGAATTGATTATTCTGGAGCCTTACACATGTCTGAAACCAACTATTTTCCGTATCTCTTCACATTGCAACGAAGATTGTAAAAAGCTAACTCAACTGAAAATAGTCAATTATCAACTTACATCTGACCTAATATATAATGATTCCTGCAAGACTCGAGTAGATATACACTTGTGACTCGAAACATATCCGActactttgaatttgaatttaacatGTAACCGATTTGAGAATGACCTTAAACTGAgatcaaatttgaaaatatggATAATTAAACTCCGCCTACACCAAACTTGTGATTGTCTGATTGAGCCAAACTAACATTTTTATGGGTATGTAATGTAACCCATAAGTACTGACTATGCTAATATTCAATCAGACTCGACTGAACCATACCCAATTCAATATTGATTTGGTGTACACacatttttaaaatcaaatctttGAGTTGCTCAATACAATAAAACCATAAATGTGATAAAGTGATATTTAAATATGTGTTACTCTAAATTTGACGaaatttgttgtttttctttttagtctGACCCATTAAATgtcgtttattttttatttttgattatgattcacactcttttaattattattcacatatttaacttattttttcatttcattcacATTCCACCCATTTCTTTTATCTCGTAAAACacaattttatcatttttaaaattttccctCTGATTACCATTAGGGAGAGATTGATGAGACTgaaggagtatttttttttgctttcttCATATTTTAACCCAATTTTCTAAAGTCGCCACCCTTTTGATTATGATgccactttttttaatgaaactaCAAAATTGTCTTTGaatctattttcaattataaaatcaaaaattaacattattaaactaaaattattgaataggaattaaattaaaataaaacttaattataaaaaaaaaagttaaaaattctaaattaaaataaaaattaattaaaagtagGATCCAGTCGTACATTTTGTGCttaaatttgatacatattCACTCTATTAACCATAACTTTTGATAAGAAAATTACATTAATACAATGTTTGCGTCACTAGAAACTAGACTTTAAGAACTTTTCAATGATATTGTAGGAAAACAAAAGGTGgaataaaaataagatattattattttagaatattatgtttttaggaagttaagatcttttttaatatttagcatattaaggttaatttgttttatattatttaggtttaggttaatattttatttccttatttttagtCCTAATCTCgtgtataaatagaggtgttcctCTCATTGATAAATCAATACAAATCAAGTATTTAAAACCCAAATCAGTCTTATTTTTGCATTACGATTTTCTACAGATATATTATATGCGAGATAGAAATGATGAACGAATAAAGTTtgcttgtgctgaaatttgatacatgtttacTCTTTTGGCCAtgacttttgataggaaaatcttATTAATGTAAGGTTTGCgacattagaaactagacttcaaaaGCTTTCCAACTATATATAATATGCCCAATTCCAAAAATCGAGCGAAAAATGATGATTGTTTAAAGTTTGCACTAATTTTATATACAATCAGTCTCACAAAACGCGAGACTAGACTGTGGTAgactaggttgcactaaaacggacactgacacggacacggacacgacacgggtacgggaaaacgccaacttaaaaatggcggacacggggacacgaaaatggtaatataataaatatatcaaattaaagataattttacaatctttcatttgatatatgtaaataaacactttaaaaacataaaactcacataaaatgcaaataagtaccaaataaacaacatgagtatttaaaaatagtcgtacaaaccaaataaaaaaaaataaaaataaataggtaaatttaagatttaaaaatcaagattaacatataacacattaacaatttaacattaacaaataacaattaacaaatattcaaagaggatatacaaaaaaatcacgaacaacatttcaatttttcaaaattcaaattacaaacttttcaagattaagaatttaagattaacactaagattaaagattagaacaagattaatattaggatttaggataaagagtgaaaataccttaaacaaaatcaaaaaatttcaattttggttttaatttttttatttttatttttttttttaaaaaaacttgtcCTTGACTGTTTGcgtgtcccttgccgtgtccTTGTGGTGTCCATGTGttcggaaaaatattaaaatattggacacttcatttggcgtgtcggacactgATTTTTGCGTGTctgtcgcgtgtccgtgtccgacacgtgtccaACACAAAACACGCCAATTCAGAAACGTGTCCGTGTATTCCAGTCAACTACTACTccacattattttttaaaaaacaatcgATTTCTATTTTTTCACTCTTCCCTTAATACTTGTGTCAACATTATCGGTGAATTCTCCATCATTTTCAAGTCCCAACATTCTTTGCTTTTCTATTCATCTTCCCCCCAAAATTTATTACCATTGAATTTTCTTAATACTATCTTCCAGAATATTTCTTATAATGAAATTCAAATTATACCATTTAGATCACAAGATTACAGATCTCAATCTTATAATTTCtagatttcaaattttattcaaacttaatgGAGTTGGAGAGGGAATTGAAATTTGAGAGGGAGGGAAATAGAATCCAGATTTCCAGTGGACCAGTACAATGCGTGACCTTTGGGCTTTGAGTAAGCGAggagtttatttctttattttcagcttttttaatttttttttaaataagacacgtgtcccttgccgtgtccacgtgtccgaaaaaatattaaaaaattggacacttcatttggcgtgtcggacacggattttcgcgtgtccgtcgcgCGTCCGTGTctgacacgtgtcggacacgcgaCACTTCAGTTGCCAGCCGTGTCCGTGTTTCGCAGGTGGTAGACTTGCGTAAAACACGAGACTTGATCGCGGTAGAGTTGCGTAAAAAAAGCGACTTAaccacggttcagtcgcacgttttaTGCTACTATACTGCAATTCGATTGTGTGTTTTACACAACTCTACTACGATCCAATCGCATGGTTCCGACTCTACAATATTTGAacattatcatttatatataaactaatataaACTTAGTTTTCAATAAACAGACTCTAAACAAATACACCAGATACACTAGATAGCTTACCAATTTTacaataaaatgataaaaaaaaaaatgtcgtaATAGTGGATcataacaacttaatttaaaataaaataatcctCTAGCCGTATTTTGGAAGCCAAATTTTTGTTCAGCACTGATTGGCCGTTTTTATAAGAGACGACTCTTGAGGCCCAGAcccaagaataaaaaaaatcaaaaaactatTGAACCTATTGAACTATGTGTTATaaactattgaagttggtattataacctattaaaattggtatttggagttggtgttataaccaattaaagttggtattataaccattttggagataccaactttaataggttataataccaactctaataggttataataccaacttcgataagttataacaccaacttcaaatagGATTACACGACACGTGTTTTTCTGGtagttatttttcttattaataatGGGCCAGCCCATTTGAGTAAGAATtggtgaaattttttttttatctaatgaGTAATTAGTAACCAATAATGTACAAAACGGACCCACTCTCTTCTCTTATTTATTAGtaaaacaattataaaattCACAAGATTAACCAcccacataattaaaaataacctcattaaataattaaattaattaatataatttgcAATGATACTTCATAAGATAATCCTCAATTAGTCTTGTGGACCAAGTAATTTGCTCTTTAAATATGGCTTATAATTGAAGTAGCTAATAAAGAATTAATGATTagttaataaaataacattgctatcttaattaattaatggtcATCCTTAATTAGATGGAGCCTGAAATAGGCTGTTATAGAGTAATAGAAGTAAAATGTTACTCAACGTACCTCGATCTTACTGTCAACatccaaataaatattttttaatgttataaatCTAAATAATTATGTCTTGTATATCTTGTCATCTTGTTCCATGTTTCAAGTTAAGACATATCCTATAAACTATTAGTGTAGCTggacataaaaaattatattttatagtcTAAGGTGTTTTAGAAcacaaaaacttaaaaaattgaatttaatgaaGGAGATAGTAGGTTGTCGCGAGTCGTAACGGTCCAGGGTCACGAAATGCGACATGATTCTTTTTGTGACGATTGTTTCGTTGAATCAAAGCTTTGTTTAACGATGCTTTGTTTGATTACGTCAATGGGTGTTTATTCATAttataacaaataaattatctattacaataataatgtaataaGATATGTAGGTTGCAAATTATTCTATAATAAATATAGGATTGCATAAAAATTCATAACATAGGCAATTTGTCATATAAAGCCCAAAGTTAAGTAATCTCTTGACTTTCGTTTATGCTTGAACATATAAAGATCTTAAACTATTTAtattgtttctgatttttgagcAACTTAGGTGATTCTCAAATCAATCTTCACGGTCTTCACCAATGTGTTATTCCAAAGCGAGAAGTTCATTCGTTGTCATACATAAAACCGTCTACAACATAGTCTTGAAATTAGTagaatattattatgttaaggAGGCTTGCCAAACGAGAGCGAAATTAATGGCCAAAGGTGCTAAAGAAAGGTGTTAATTAGGGGTTGAAGGTGTACTATTAAAACAAGACTATTTGTAAGCAATAAGATGATTTT from Amaranthus tricolor cultivar Red isolate AtriRed21 chromosome 3, ASM2621246v1, whole genome shotgun sequence includes:
- the LOC130808002 gene encoding NADH-ubiquinone oxidoreductase 20.9 kDa subunit-like, with translation MNTDITASAKPEYPVIDRNPPFTKVVGNFSSLDYFRFVTITGVSVTVGYLSGVKPGIKGPSMVTGGLIGLMGGFMYAYQNSAGRLMGFFPNEQEAAKYKKQLNH